A genomic region of Pelodiscus sinensis isolate JC-2024 chromosome 1, ASM4963464v1, whole genome shotgun sequence contains the following coding sequences:
- the ZBTB20 gene encoding zinc finger and BTB domain-containing protein 20 isoform X1, translating into MKKPKTAENQKASEENEITQTGACSAKPGLSCLNLEAVPPLSPALTHSSQSPTNLPVHTGSSDCNISCKGMTERIHSINLHNFSNSVLETLNEQRNRGHFCDVTVRIHGSMLRAHRCVLAAGSPFFQDKLLLGYSDIEIPSVVSVQSVQKLIDFMYSGVLRVSQSEALQILTAASILQIKTVIDECTRIVSQNVGEVYPVIQDSGQETPRGTPESGTSGQSSDTESGYLQSHSQHSVDRIYSALYACSMQNGSGERSFYSGAVVSHHETALGLPRDHHMEDPSWITRIHERSQQMERYLSTTPETTHCRKQPRPVRIQTLVGNIHIKQEMEDDYDYYGQQRVQILERNESEECNEDTDQAEGTESEPKGESFDSGVSSSIGTEPDLVEQQFMANLGREGQQEPSQAEQNEVPPEGVHPQPQHLDANTSSPERSNDIEMDSKVITVNNSNEKGALQPSVNTTVAQPLPSTQLYLRQTETLTSNLRMPLTLTSNTQVIGTAGNTYLPALFTTQSAGSGPKPFLFSLPQPLAGQQTQFVTVSQPGLSTFTAQLPAPQPLAPSAGHSTAGGQGEKKPYECTLCNKTFTAKQNYVKHMFVHTGEKPHQCSICWRSFSLKDYLIKHMVTHTGVRAYQCSICNKRFTQKSSLNVHMRLHRGEKSYECYICKKKFSHKTLLERHVALHSATNGTTGTGNRAVPAGVVACTEGTTYVCSVCPAKFDQIEHFNDHMRMHVSDG; encoded by the exons gaagaaaccCAAGACAGCTGAAAACCAGAAGGCGTCTGAGGAGAATGAGATTACTCAGACGGGTGCATGCAGCGCCAAGCCAGGCCTTTCCTGCCTGAACCTTGAAGCTGTTCCGCCTCTGAGCCCAGCCCTCACCCACTCATCACAGTCACCAACAAACCTGCCCGTGCACACAGGGTCATCTGATT GTAACATCAGTTGCAAGGGGATGACAGAGCGCATTCACAGCATCAACCTTCACAATTTCAGCAATTCTGTGCTCGAGACCCTCAACGAGCAGCGCAACCGTGGCCACTTCTGTGACGTGACGGTCCGCATCCACGGGAGCATGCTACGTGCCCACCGCTGCGTGCTGGCGGCTGGCAGCCCCTTCTTCCAGGACAAGCTGCTGCTGGGGTACAGCGACATCGAGATCCCCTCAGTGGTATCAGTCCAGTCTGTGCAAAAGCTCATTGACTTCATGTACAGTGGGGTGCTGCGGGTCTCACAGTCAGAGGCTCTGCAGATCCTCACAGCTGCCAGCATCCTGCAGATCAAGACTGTGATTGATGAATGCACAAGGATCGTCTCGCAGAATGTGGGGGAGGTCTACCCAGTGATTCAGGACTCTGGGCAGGAGACGCCCAGGGGGACCCCCGAATCGGGCACCTCAGGGCAGAGCAGCGACACGGAGTCTGGCTACCTGCAGAGCCACTCTCAGCACAGCGTGGACAGGATTTACTCAGCTCTCTATGCCTGTTCCATGCAGAATGGCAGTGGGGAGCGCTCCTTCTACAGTGGGGCAGTGGTCAGTCACCACGAAACGGCCCTGGGGCTCCCCAGAGACCATCACATGGAAGACCCCAGTTGGATTACACGGATCCACGAGCGCTCACAGCAGATGGAGCGGTACCTCTCCACGACTCCAGAGACCACACACTGCCGCAAGCAGCCACGCCCCGTCCGGATCCAGACCCTAGTGGGCAACATCCACATCAAGCAGGAGATGGAGGATGACTATGACTACTATGGCCAGCAGAGGGTGCAGATCCTGGAGCGTAATGAGTCTGAGGAATGCAATGAGGACACTGACCAAGCGGAAGGCACTGAGAGTGAGCCCAAGGGGGAAAGTTTTGACTCTGGAGTCAGTTCCTCCATTGGGACCGAGCCTGACTTGGTGGAGCAGCAATTCATGGCTAACCTGGGTCGAGAGGGTCAGCAGGAACCTTCCCAAGCAGAGCAAAATGAAGTCCCCCCTGAAGGCGTGCACCCCCAGCCGCAGCACCTAGATGCCAACACTTCCTCGCCGGAGAGGAGCAATGACATTGAAATGGACAGCAAAGTGATCACTGTCAATAACAGCAACGAAAAGGGGGCCTTGCAGCCTTCTGTCAACACAACAGTCGCCCAACCATTGCCAAGCACCCAGCTCTACTTACGCCAGACAGAAACCCTCACCAGCAATCTGAGGATGCCACTGACCCTGACCAGCAACACACAGGTCATTGGCACAGCTGGCAACACTTACCTGCCTGCCCTCTTTACCACACAATCTGCTGGCAGCGGACCTAAACCTTTCCTTttcagcctgccccagcccttagCTGGCCAACAGACACAGTTTGTGACAGTGTCCCAGCCTGGCCTGTCAACCTTTactgcccagctgccagccccacagcccttgGCCCCATCTGCGGGCCACAGCACAGCAGGTGGGCAGGGTGAAAAAAAGCCTTACGAGTGCACTCTCTGCAACAAGACTTTCACCGCCAAACAGAACTACGTCAAGCACATGTTTGTACACACAG GTGAGAAGCCTCACCAATGCAGCATCTGTTGGCGCTCCTTCTCCTTAAAGGATTACCTAATCAAACACATGGTGACGCACACCGGCGTGAGGGCCTACCAGTGCAGTATCTGCAACAAGCGCTTCACCCAGAAGAGCTCCCTCAACGTGCATATGCGCCTCCACCGCGGGGAGAAGTCCTACGAGTGCTACATCTGCAAAAAGAAGTTCTCCCACAAGACCCTTCTCGAGAGGCATGTGGCTCTGCACAGTGCCACCAACGGCACAACCGGCACCGGCAACAGGGCTGTCCCTGCC
- the ZBTB20 gene encoding zinc finger and BTB domain-containing protein 20 isoform X4 — translation MKKPKTAENQKASEENEITQTGACSAKPGLSCLNLEAVPPLSPALTHSSQSPTNLPVHTGSSDCNISCKGMTERIHSINLHNFSNSVLETLNEQRNRGHFCDVTVRIHGSMLRAHRCVLAAGSPFFQDKLLLGYSDIEIPSVVSVQSVQKLIDFMYSGVLRVSQSEALQILTAASILQIKTVIDECTRIVSQNVGEVYPVIQDSGQETPRGTPESGTSGQSSDTESGYLQSHSQHSVDRIYSALYACSMQNGSGERSFYSGAVVSHHETALGLPRDHHMEDPSWITRIHERSQQMERYLSTTPETTHCRKQPRPVRIQTLVGNIHIKQEMEDDYDYYGQQRVQILERNESEECNEDTDQAEGTESEPKGESFDSGVSSSIGTEPDLVEQQFMANLGREGQQEPSQAEQNEVPPEGVHPQPQHLDANTSSPERSNDIEMDSKVITVNNSNEKGALQPSVNTTVAQPLPSTQLYLRQTETLTSNLRMPLTLTSNTQVIGTAGNTYLPALFTTQSAGSGPKPFLFSLPQPLAGQQTQFVTVSQPGLSTFTAQLPAPQPLAPSAGHSTAGGQGEKKPYECTLCNKTFTAKQNYVKHMFVHTDHVSRDSRKTWN, via the exons gaagaaaccCAAGACAGCTGAAAACCAGAAGGCGTCTGAGGAGAATGAGATTACTCAGACGGGTGCATGCAGCGCCAAGCCAGGCCTTTCCTGCCTGAACCTTGAAGCTGTTCCGCCTCTGAGCCCAGCCCTCACCCACTCATCACAGTCACCAACAAACCTGCCCGTGCACACAGGGTCATCTGATT GTAACATCAGTTGCAAGGGGATGACAGAGCGCATTCACAGCATCAACCTTCACAATTTCAGCAATTCTGTGCTCGAGACCCTCAACGAGCAGCGCAACCGTGGCCACTTCTGTGACGTGACGGTCCGCATCCACGGGAGCATGCTACGTGCCCACCGCTGCGTGCTGGCGGCTGGCAGCCCCTTCTTCCAGGACAAGCTGCTGCTGGGGTACAGCGACATCGAGATCCCCTCAGTGGTATCAGTCCAGTCTGTGCAAAAGCTCATTGACTTCATGTACAGTGGGGTGCTGCGGGTCTCACAGTCAGAGGCTCTGCAGATCCTCACAGCTGCCAGCATCCTGCAGATCAAGACTGTGATTGATGAATGCACAAGGATCGTCTCGCAGAATGTGGGGGAGGTCTACCCAGTGATTCAGGACTCTGGGCAGGAGACGCCCAGGGGGACCCCCGAATCGGGCACCTCAGGGCAGAGCAGCGACACGGAGTCTGGCTACCTGCAGAGCCACTCTCAGCACAGCGTGGACAGGATTTACTCAGCTCTCTATGCCTGTTCCATGCAGAATGGCAGTGGGGAGCGCTCCTTCTACAGTGGGGCAGTGGTCAGTCACCACGAAACGGCCCTGGGGCTCCCCAGAGACCATCACATGGAAGACCCCAGTTGGATTACACGGATCCACGAGCGCTCACAGCAGATGGAGCGGTACCTCTCCACGACTCCAGAGACCACACACTGCCGCAAGCAGCCACGCCCCGTCCGGATCCAGACCCTAGTGGGCAACATCCACATCAAGCAGGAGATGGAGGATGACTATGACTACTATGGCCAGCAGAGGGTGCAGATCCTGGAGCGTAATGAGTCTGAGGAATGCAATGAGGACACTGACCAAGCGGAAGGCACTGAGAGTGAGCCCAAGGGGGAAAGTTTTGACTCTGGAGTCAGTTCCTCCATTGGGACCGAGCCTGACTTGGTGGAGCAGCAATTCATGGCTAACCTGGGTCGAGAGGGTCAGCAGGAACCTTCCCAAGCAGAGCAAAATGAAGTCCCCCCTGAAGGCGTGCACCCCCAGCCGCAGCACCTAGATGCCAACACTTCCTCGCCGGAGAGGAGCAATGACATTGAAATGGACAGCAAAGTGATCACTGTCAATAACAGCAACGAAAAGGGGGCCTTGCAGCCTTCTGTCAACACAACAGTCGCCCAACCATTGCCAAGCACCCAGCTCTACTTACGCCAGACAGAAACCCTCACCAGCAATCTGAGGATGCCACTGACCCTGACCAGCAACACACAGGTCATTGGCACAGCTGGCAACACTTACCTGCCTGCCCTCTTTACCACACAATCTGCTGGCAGCGGACCTAAACCTTTCCTTttcagcctgccccagcccttagCTGGCCAACAGACACAGTTTGTGACAGTGTCCCAGCCTGGCCTGTCAACCTTTactgcccagctgccagccccacagcccttgGCCCCATCTGCGGGCCACAGCACAGCAGGTGGGCAGGGTGAAAAAAAGCCTTACGAGTGCACTCTCTGCAACAAGACTTTCACCGCCAAACAGAACTACGTCAAGCACATGTTTGTACACACAG ATCATGTCTCCAGAGATTCCAGAAAGACCTGGAACTAG
- the ZBTB20 gene encoding zinc finger and BTB domain-containing protein 20 isoform X2 yields the protein MTERIHSINLHNFSNSVLETLNEQRNRGHFCDVTVRIHGSMLRAHRCVLAAGSPFFQDKLLLGYSDIEIPSVVSVQSVQKLIDFMYSGVLRVSQSEALQILTAASILQIKTVIDECTRIVSQNVGEVYPVIQDSGQETPRGTPESGTSGQSSDTESGYLQSHSQHSVDRIYSALYACSMQNGSGERSFYSGAVVSHHETALGLPRDHHMEDPSWITRIHERSQQMERYLSTTPETTHCRKQPRPVRIQTLVGNIHIKQEMEDDYDYYGQQRVQILERNESEECNEDTDQAEGTESEPKGESFDSGVSSSIGTEPDLVEQQFMANLGREGQQEPSQAEQNEVPPEGVHPQPQHLDANTSSPERSNDIEMDSKVITVNNSNEKGALQPSVNTTVAQPLPSTQLYLRQTETLTSNLRMPLTLTSNTQVIGTAGNTYLPALFTTQSAGSGPKPFLFSLPQPLAGQQTQFVTVSQPGLSTFTAQLPAPQPLAPSAGHSTAGGQGEKKPYECTLCNKTFTAKQNYVKHMFVHTGEKPHQCSICWRSFSLKDYLIKHMVTHTGVRAYQCSICNKRFTQKSSLNVHMRLHRGEKSYECYICKKKFSHKTLLERHVALHSATNGTTGTGNRAVPAGVVACTEGTTYVCSVCPAKFDQIEHFNDHMRMHVSDG from the exons ATGACAGAGCGCATTCACAGCATCAACCTTCACAATTTCAGCAATTCTGTGCTCGAGACCCTCAACGAGCAGCGCAACCGTGGCCACTTCTGTGACGTGACGGTCCGCATCCACGGGAGCATGCTACGTGCCCACCGCTGCGTGCTGGCGGCTGGCAGCCCCTTCTTCCAGGACAAGCTGCTGCTGGGGTACAGCGACATCGAGATCCCCTCAGTGGTATCAGTCCAGTCTGTGCAAAAGCTCATTGACTTCATGTACAGTGGGGTGCTGCGGGTCTCACAGTCAGAGGCTCTGCAGATCCTCACAGCTGCCAGCATCCTGCAGATCAAGACTGTGATTGATGAATGCACAAGGATCGTCTCGCAGAATGTGGGGGAGGTCTACCCAGTGATTCAGGACTCTGGGCAGGAGACGCCCAGGGGGACCCCCGAATCGGGCACCTCAGGGCAGAGCAGCGACACGGAGTCTGGCTACCTGCAGAGCCACTCTCAGCACAGCGTGGACAGGATTTACTCAGCTCTCTATGCCTGTTCCATGCAGAATGGCAGTGGGGAGCGCTCCTTCTACAGTGGGGCAGTGGTCAGTCACCACGAAACGGCCCTGGGGCTCCCCAGAGACCATCACATGGAAGACCCCAGTTGGATTACACGGATCCACGAGCGCTCACAGCAGATGGAGCGGTACCTCTCCACGACTCCAGAGACCACACACTGCCGCAAGCAGCCACGCCCCGTCCGGATCCAGACCCTAGTGGGCAACATCCACATCAAGCAGGAGATGGAGGATGACTATGACTACTATGGCCAGCAGAGGGTGCAGATCCTGGAGCGTAATGAGTCTGAGGAATGCAATGAGGACACTGACCAAGCGGAAGGCACTGAGAGTGAGCCCAAGGGGGAAAGTTTTGACTCTGGAGTCAGTTCCTCCATTGGGACCGAGCCTGACTTGGTGGAGCAGCAATTCATGGCTAACCTGGGTCGAGAGGGTCAGCAGGAACCTTCCCAAGCAGAGCAAAATGAAGTCCCCCCTGAAGGCGTGCACCCCCAGCCGCAGCACCTAGATGCCAACACTTCCTCGCCGGAGAGGAGCAATGACATTGAAATGGACAGCAAAGTGATCACTGTCAATAACAGCAACGAAAAGGGGGCCTTGCAGCCTTCTGTCAACACAACAGTCGCCCAACCATTGCCAAGCACCCAGCTCTACTTACGCCAGACAGAAACCCTCACCAGCAATCTGAGGATGCCACTGACCCTGACCAGCAACACACAGGTCATTGGCACAGCTGGCAACACTTACCTGCCTGCCCTCTTTACCACACAATCTGCTGGCAGCGGACCTAAACCTTTCCTTttcagcctgccccagcccttagCTGGCCAACAGACACAGTTTGTGACAGTGTCCCAGCCTGGCCTGTCAACCTTTactgcccagctgccagccccacagcccttgGCCCCATCTGCGGGCCACAGCACAGCAGGTGGGCAGGGTGAAAAAAAGCCTTACGAGTGCACTCTCTGCAACAAGACTTTCACCGCCAAACAGAACTACGTCAAGCACATGTTTGTACACACAG GTGAGAAGCCTCACCAATGCAGCATCTGTTGGCGCTCCTTCTCCTTAAAGGATTACCTAATCAAACACATGGTGACGCACACCGGCGTGAGGGCCTACCAGTGCAGTATCTGCAACAAGCGCTTCACCCAGAAGAGCTCCCTCAACGTGCATATGCGCCTCCACCGCGGGGAGAAGTCCTACGAGTGCTACATCTGCAAAAAGAAGTTCTCCCACAAGACCCTTCTCGAGAGGCATGTGGCTCTGCACAGTGCCACCAACGGCACAACCGGCACCGGCAACAGGGCTGTCCCTGCC
- the ZBTB20 gene encoding zinc finger and BTB domain-containing protein 20 isoform X3 — protein MKKPKTAENQKASEENEITQTGACSAKPGLSCLNLEAVPPLSPALTHSSQSPTNLPVHTGSSDCNISCKGMTERIHSINLHNFSNSVLETLNEQRNRGHFCDVTVRIHGSMLRAHRCVLAAGSPFFQDKLLLGYSDIEIPSVVSVQSVQKLIDFMYSGVLRVSQSEALQILTAASILQIKTVIDECTRIVSQNVGEVYPVIQDSGQETPRGTPESGTSGQSSDTESGYLQSHSQHSVDRIYSALYACSMQNGSGERSFYSGAVVSHHETALGLPRDHHMEDPSWITRIHERSQQMERYLSTTPETTHCRKQPRPVRIQTLVGNIHIKQEMEDDYDYYGQQRVQILERNESEECNEDTDQAEGTESEPKGESFDSGVSSSIGTEPDLVEQQFMANLGREGQQEPSQAEQNEVPPEGVHPQPQHLDANTSSPERSNDIEMDSKVITVNNSNEKGALQPSVNTTVAQPLPSTQLYLRQTETLTSNLRMPLTLTSNTQVIGTAGNTYLPALFTTQSAGSGPKPFLFSLPQPLAGQQTQFVTVSQPGLSTFTAQLPAPQPLAPSAGHSTAGGQGEKKPYECTLCNKTFTAKQNYVKHMFVHTGGETEAQRDEVT, from the exons gaagaaaccCAAGACAGCTGAAAACCAGAAGGCGTCTGAGGAGAATGAGATTACTCAGACGGGTGCATGCAGCGCCAAGCCAGGCCTTTCCTGCCTGAACCTTGAAGCTGTTCCGCCTCTGAGCCCAGCCCTCACCCACTCATCACAGTCACCAACAAACCTGCCCGTGCACACAGGGTCATCTGATT GTAACATCAGTTGCAAGGGGATGACAGAGCGCATTCACAGCATCAACCTTCACAATTTCAGCAATTCTGTGCTCGAGACCCTCAACGAGCAGCGCAACCGTGGCCACTTCTGTGACGTGACGGTCCGCATCCACGGGAGCATGCTACGTGCCCACCGCTGCGTGCTGGCGGCTGGCAGCCCCTTCTTCCAGGACAAGCTGCTGCTGGGGTACAGCGACATCGAGATCCCCTCAGTGGTATCAGTCCAGTCTGTGCAAAAGCTCATTGACTTCATGTACAGTGGGGTGCTGCGGGTCTCACAGTCAGAGGCTCTGCAGATCCTCACAGCTGCCAGCATCCTGCAGATCAAGACTGTGATTGATGAATGCACAAGGATCGTCTCGCAGAATGTGGGGGAGGTCTACCCAGTGATTCAGGACTCTGGGCAGGAGACGCCCAGGGGGACCCCCGAATCGGGCACCTCAGGGCAGAGCAGCGACACGGAGTCTGGCTACCTGCAGAGCCACTCTCAGCACAGCGTGGACAGGATTTACTCAGCTCTCTATGCCTGTTCCATGCAGAATGGCAGTGGGGAGCGCTCCTTCTACAGTGGGGCAGTGGTCAGTCACCACGAAACGGCCCTGGGGCTCCCCAGAGACCATCACATGGAAGACCCCAGTTGGATTACACGGATCCACGAGCGCTCACAGCAGATGGAGCGGTACCTCTCCACGACTCCAGAGACCACACACTGCCGCAAGCAGCCACGCCCCGTCCGGATCCAGACCCTAGTGGGCAACATCCACATCAAGCAGGAGATGGAGGATGACTATGACTACTATGGCCAGCAGAGGGTGCAGATCCTGGAGCGTAATGAGTCTGAGGAATGCAATGAGGACACTGACCAAGCGGAAGGCACTGAGAGTGAGCCCAAGGGGGAAAGTTTTGACTCTGGAGTCAGTTCCTCCATTGGGACCGAGCCTGACTTGGTGGAGCAGCAATTCATGGCTAACCTGGGTCGAGAGGGTCAGCAGGAACCTTCCCAAGCAGAGCAAAATGAAGTCCCCCCTGAAGGCGTGCACCCCCAGCCGCAGCACCTAGATGCCAACACTTCCTCGCCGGAGAGGAGCAATGACATTGAAATGGACAGCAAAGTGATCACTGTCAATAACAGCAACGAAAAGGGGGCCTTGCAGCCTTCTGTCAACACAACAGTCGCCCAACCATTGCCAAGCACCCAGCTCTACTTACGCCAGACAGAAACCCTCACCAGCAATCTGAGGATGCCACTGACCCTGACCAGCAACACACAGGTCATTGGCACAGCTGGCAACACTTACCTGCCTGCCCTCTTTACCACACAATCTGCTGGCAGCGGACCTAAACCTTTCCTTttcagcctgccccagcccttagCTGGCCAACAGACACAGTTTGTGACAGTGTCCCAGCCTGGCCTGTCAACCTTTactgcccagctgccagccccacagcccttgGCCCCATCTGCGGGCCACAGCACAGCAGGTGGGCAGGGTGAAAAAAAGCCTTACGAGTGCACTCTCTGCAACAAGACTTTCACCGCCAAACAGAACTACGTCAAGCACATGTTTGTACACACAG gtggagaaactgaggcacagagagatgaagtgacttga